One genomic segment of Vulpes vulpes isolate BD-2025 chromosome 2, VulVul3, whole genome shotgun sequence includes these proteins:
- the SNX11 gene encoding sorting nexin-11: MGFWCRMLENQEQEEVITVRVQDPRVQNEGSWNSYVDYKIFLHTNSKAFTAKTSCVRRRYREFVWLRKQLQRNAGLVPVPELPGKSTFFGSSDEFIEKRRQGLQHFLEKVLQSVVLLSDSQLHLFLQSQLSVPEIEACVQGRSPMTVSDAILHYAMSNCGWVQEERQGSSHLAKGDQPKSCCFLPRSGRRSSPSPPPREEKDHFEVWAPVVDSAAPSLESTPLPSAPSPSGCDFARPEEGASAPQPVRRAVGGDPAVPLDPGQLETVLEKGALV; this comes from the exons ATGGGCTTTTGGTGTAGGATGTTGGAAAACCAAGAGCAGGAG GAGGTGATCACCGTGCGTGTTCAGGACCCCCGAGTGCAGAATGAAGGCTCCTGGAATTCTTATGTGGATTATAAGATCTTTCTCCAC ACCAACAGCAAAGCGTTTACTGCCAAGACATCTTGTGTGCGTCGCCGATATCGTGAGTTCGTGTGGCTGAGAAAGCAGCTGCAGAGAAATGCTGGTTTAGT GCCTGTACCTGAACTTCCTGGGAAGTCTACCTTCTTTGGCAGCTCGGATGAGTTCATTGAGAAGCGGAGACAAGGTCTGCAGCATTTCCTGGAAAA GGTACTGCAGAGTGTGGTCCTCCTATCGGACAGCCAGTTACACCTCTTCCTGCAAAGCCAGCTCTCCGTGCCTGAGATCGAAGCCTGCGTCCAGGGCCGAAGTCCCATGACCGTTTCTGATGCCATCCTTCACTACGCTATGTCAAACTGTGGCTGGGTCCAGGAAGAGAGGCAGGGCTCTTCTCATCTGGCTAAGGGGGACCAGCCCAAGAG TTGCTGCTTCCTTCCAAGATCGGGCAGGAGGAGCTCCCCCTCACCACCTCCCAGGGAAGAGAAGGACCATTTTGAGGTGTGGGCTCCAGTTGTTGACTCTGCAGCTCCTTCCTTAGAGAGCACCCCCCTTccatctgccccctccccctcaggCTGTGATTTTGCAAGGCCTGAGGAGGGAGCCTCTGCTCCCCAGCCTGTGAGGAGGGCTGTGGGTGGGGACCCTGCTGTGCCTTTGGACCCTGGGCAGTTAGAAACAGTTTTAGAAAAAGGAGCTCTGGTCTGA